The nucleotide window ttatcTACAAGTTTAGCAAGAAAAAGctccttatagctagaaatgACAAGATATTAGTAGAAGATTAGGTAGTTATAATTCTTAGAGcattaatatatatagattggGGGCTCCTAATATAAATCATTAGTAATAGAGACCCTAAGTTCACCtctaacctatagaaagaaatcttttatatcctaggcgttagcctccttttcttaaTAGCCTATTACCCTTAGACGGACAGTTAGTTAGAAAGAACGAACTAAAtagtagaaatcgctatccaaatagaagctatagagaAACTAAGGAtgctatagcctctacttctccttatattacaatataaccttaataatatacttataatcACTATTGGAAGATCACTGAACAAGTTGGTATATAGTTTTAAACTACGttctatcctagatatacttcacTATAAGAAGGGCACTGTTGCCTCTACCAAAGCTATTAGTGTCCTTAGACAATAGTATtaggaggaagtagtagaacaaatcgattatataggcgctattgCGAAAATACGTTACAACgataggtatatacctactaagttTAAAGTAGGAGACATCGtttatctacaactatacaatagatactatctcctaggaaagcCTAAACAAAAGTGGTTACTATAATAGGTAAGACTATTTAAGAttatctataaaatcgataggaacGCCTACGAGCTTGACTTTctagctagttagaaagtctattctatagttttagtttcctagttatagaaaccagattaggggaaagacccctttagctataacgtagaacctcctagctctataatcgTTAACGGAGACGAGTATTAGGAAGTCGAGAGAATTGTATAACAGCATATTACCTAGAGGAATAAGAGACCTAAGGtcaagtatctagtataatagaagAGGTATATTGCTAAGGACGactagtagattatatatatttagcttgTTAATAGCGTTAGAGAGCTTGTTAAAGAATATAAAAGAGTATATCCTATTGACTAGGAGAaagaacactataataaAGGCATTGCTATTGAGGAGTAAGAAATAGTGACAAAGATTCCTCGATCTTAGAACTAAGTTGTTgttaagctactatagaggaagggtagcgactagtaatagctatactattactgactttctctttccttcttttctattcccctctcttccttttatTCGTTTATACTTTCTTTAATAAGATACATTTACTTCACTATATCTATTCCCGTTATACCGCTACTAGATGTATAAACGTTGtcctttatcttatagatctccttttcttctctttATCCCTTACTTAGACAATACTACTACTTTcagttataaaactataatCATTTAGTTCGTTAAGCACTTTGCTTatcctagttttcctatatatagattcgCTATtggctataacctataaaTAGTTAGGGAAAGCCATtatattactataaaggtatagggcttTAAGCCTCGAAGGCACAATGTTCTATAATCTAGCCACTGCTAGATGGCAATACCGTTCATTGGCTATAGGCACCGTACTATTGTTTTTTGTTTACTTTTAAATTAGCTCAATGTAAGCCATTATaattttctttctctttatatattaccctcaatatatctatctccTACAACActcctatattataatctaTTATATTCGTTATACGATCAATTGTTAGCCATTTTTAGTActgaactatatatatttatataaatagctatCTATCGGTATACGCTTGTACTATATTCGTGATTTAAAACAATTCGCTACACATTGTCGTAATACCTATAGCAACGATAaggctaactatatagtcgattccTTTGATTTATTAACATTATTAAGCAGCAAGGTACTCGAAGACAACTATATCGATATCATAGAAGGAGATATACAACTAGCTTTCATTATCTATAAGATACCTCTTTATAGAAGAAAGATGCTCGCTAAAGGTTATACCGTCAATACCTAAAAAAGGGAGAGCGCTCGCCTCGCTACTAAGCAAGTAGGAGATATAAAAAAGGCCGACAGTATACCCAATGTTCCCTTATATACCGTAAGAGTATATACATCCTATTAAGTTACAACTAAGAACGTCGCTtctagaactatataagACAATAAGATAACGGCCACTaaggaagctaatatagctaaagcaaGTTAGAATAGCTTGAAGACCGTCTATAAAGAATAGTAGTAGGCCGCTACCTTAGGTCTTATTATAGTCTCCAACGATAAATACAAAGTCGCTAAGGACAACGAAGAAGCGTTTAAGAgtaatatagtataagaacACCTAGATACCCTCCTTACTTACAAATATATAGAGGGAGAGCAgcctctctaatatatacctaagatcTAGTATCCTAATACTAGCAACGttatatctacctatatatagtgtaagGAAGTATAATAAGCTCTATACATGATATCTAAAGATAAGGCTATTGCAACCAATGACGATTAAGATGCCTTTAACGACGATAGAGTTAAGTATACTAGCAACGAAGAAGATATAGCCACCGAACTACATTGTattctagagctataggaGACTCGTATATCCTATAGATATTCTCGTTGCCTTATAAAAGCTACGAACAAGTATATCCCTACTATAAGCAAGGCACtcgcttatatatatatagactttggTTATAACAAggaatatatagctaaacttGCAACGTAGTTTACTAGATTTTACtgtatagtcctaaagaaaGACCCTAGTAACAAACCTATTAGTTTCGCTTACAACttgtatatctataggattAAAGGTATAATTAAAAAGGCCCTTAAGGAGTTTTAGGAGACTAGTATAGTTATTATAAGCCAAATGCTAATAGCAATTAAGATCCTTGCTTTACAATATATCTCGCCTAAAGGAGAGGGCAACCCTATAATCAACGTAATACTAAGAGAGCTTAGGCTTGCCTATTATAACaacgctagagctatagacgTAGCAAGcggtactagctatatagttattataaGCGACAATACAATCAAATCGCTTTAAGCGgatataaaggctatataggcgcttaCTAAAGATCTGCTATAGTTCGCTTAGAAATACCAAGCTtatattaaggaagtcgAGAAAATTgctatagaatctataagacgtattagcgctatagatataaacaAGAacgctagctatatagagctagatagcCTTGCCTTCTAAGGCgacctagataatatatactattactagattaggaagattagcaatatatagctagcctataacaAGACTATAATGGaactctattatatagataacgtACTCTAAAAGGAGATCGATACTACTATTCGAGTAGCAGtgaatatatataacatcgtctatataggattgacgtagcgtatataggacATTGAGCGCTACCTTTCAGCTATTAAGTTCTAAACTATTGCAATAGATATAACTGCCGCCAAAGTATACGTTATAAAGTAGGCCACTATAGCCATCTAAACCGTTAGACACTAAGAGGTAGCGCCTAAGGTTAGCtatactacaactataacgactatatattctattaagactatatagccaACTACGTAGAAAACGCCCATTAAGGCACCTATCGCCAAAGCAGCGCCGCCAATTGCATCGACGATACTAGTCAAGACGTTATAAAGCTAGTATAATAAAAGCCCCTACTCAACGTTAGAAGCTAAAACAGCTAAAGTCACTGCTACTAAGCGCCAATTGTAAAGTAACTATTGACAACAAGACGTATAAGACGCCAATATATCCtcctaagaagcttaagaagGCGCCTACTTCCACtaagtatagagtagtagcAAAGGTATCTAAAGCTAGAAGAGACGACCCTTATactagtaatagtatagtcaaTCTCGACAAGTAGAATAAATAAacaaatatattataatagaggactttgctatagactaggataatagatatagaaatcctatatagggtataatataaactagttttcttttctttctatatactctcttatcctatattaagttctataataatggTAAGAACGctatcttttcttcttattTCTAGGCACTTATTATATACAACTATAGCAAGGGTATCTATAACTGTACTATAGTCAGaggtgacgagcgttcccttaaaagaGGAACCTCGTCTATAACCCCTTTATAGaatagtagactatatcaatatacttttgtaatatatactagtatttaggagtgccgccttatcggctaacgaggctaagaggcattgatctttcttatccttatacgtttaccgctagatagtcaCCGAGGACCATCCACGTATAACAGTAGCGAGGGCAGTGGTAActtcggcggcttcggcggtaGCAGCTTCGGATATAGCGGCTTTGGCGGTATAGTGTAAGACGACCCTGATCCGCTTATTGCCAATAGACGTTATATTGGCTAGGGCTTTGGCGGTATAGCGTAAGATGATCTTGATCCGACTAGCGATACTAGTGGTAAGCTTAGGGGGCTTAGGAGGTTTAGGAGGTTCGGGAGCTAGGCAGGCACTGTAGCGAGATAGCTTAGGCGCCTTGCTCTATTATAAGGGCGTACAACTACGCTTCGAAAGCGCTATCGAGAACTATACTAGGGCACAAAGAGGGTAGGATcaaaggattatatatagtagatcgCCTAGGCGCCTAAGGATAGAGTTGGGAGGTCGCTAAATAGGCTAGGCAACGCTAGGAGGTATAGAGGGCGCAATACTATGGAATTCTATACAGTGCCTTCGAATAAGGCATcatctatagctttaagaAGGCTAGAAGATAGCGGTAAGCCATCAAAGCATACTGAACGCCTAAGAATAAGTCGGTAGCTAAGAAGCAGGGGTTTAGGGGTAAGTATTCGGCATTACGCTCAATATTCAATTGATCGCTAGCTAACTAAGCTGGAATAAACCGTAGAGCCATCAATAAGCACGtaaaaacactagaaaatagctatttaggccgttttttgcagtatctacagcttcaaattcgatagcgatagttgcccactgttgcccactgttggctactgttgttcaaattggggtgtgttgcaggcacttggacccactttcGCCTGGTGTTTGGAAGCGACAACTGTGTAACACCTGCTGCATGAGCCCCTCGGCCAGTCAACTTCGACGATTCCTTCCTCGTCACACACACACTCTTTCCTGCATGGCACAGGACCTGGGTCCCATACCAGGAAGAAATGCCTTGAGTTTTTGTTTGCGGCTGATCTAGCCTCCTGCGCCTTCTGTTTTCTGCGCTTGCTTTTCACGCGTCTCTTTTGGTCACTCATTGCCTCCCCTGTTGATGAAGCAGCCCTCCTCATCAGGGCTGGTCACCACCCACTCACTGCCTGGGCGAagacgccgcccgcccttTACAGTCAGATGATACCTTATATCCCCCAGGTTTCTTTTAAAAGGAGGGCATCATGACCTGGTCCTAGACTGAGCAACCCGCAAGCCGTCCCGGGTCCGTCTCTCTTTGTTCCGGCCTTGCCTGGGCTGTCTCGCGAGACCTTCATTTTTTGAAAGTTCAACCTACAGACACCACACCTCGAACCGTTCAACTGGACATTGGTAATGGGTATTATTATCCGCCTTTCTTTGGATCCTGCGGTTCGTACTCATACCTCTTTGGGCACCTGGCTGTGTCAGTGTCAGCCCGTTTTCAGACAACTCATGCTGATAGTCAGCTAGCTAGACCGGATAACGGGACGCCAGCTCTGCCTTGCACTCAGGGCCACTCTTTCACCAATCTACGTACATACACGGCAGCATGCTGGTTGAGTGGGCCGTGGTCGCTGCGGCGGCCACGGCTGTGTCCGCCGTCTCTCCTTGGTCTTCCCTCCCTTTCAAACCGAAAGATGGCGCCAGGGGCAACGAcaaccgcccgccgctctcgGACGACCGCGTGTTCCACGACATGTTGACGGCTTTGAGCGACCTGCAGGACGCCTACTTCCAGCGCTGGGTTGGGACGTGGCCCGAGGGTATCGACTGGACGCGCGCTGTTACGAGCACCCACGTGGCCGCCACGCTGCGCGTCATCTCGGACGCCCTCGAGCTCAGCCTGCCCGACCCGCCCGGCGAGTGCGCGGTCCGCAAGGCGGAGGTCATATCGGGCTACTTCGCCGACGTGATCGCCTACTACTTCGCCGAGGACGCCTTCGCTATCCGCAACCAGGCCTACGACGACATGCTCTGGGTCGTGCTGGGCTGGCTCGAGTCGATCCAGTTCGTCGACGAGCACGGCCGGCTCGCCTCCCGCATGGCCTCCGTAGGGCTGCAGCGCACTCTGCCCGGGGCCTGCGAGACGTGGTACGGCAGCGGCTGGACGCCCGCCTTCGCCCACCGCGCCAGGGTCTTCTGGGAGCTGGCCGCCAAGGGCTGGGACACGACGctgtgcggcggcggcatgctgTGGAACCCGGGGCTGATGCCGTACAAGAACGCCGTGACCAACCAGCTGTTCATCTCCGCCTCCGTCGGCATGTACTTGCACTTTCCGGGCGACAGCAACCCGTCGCccttcggcttcggcacGCCGCTCGAGCCGCACGACCCGGCCTTCCTCCGCGCGGCCCGCGACGCCCACGCCTGGCTGGCCGCGTCCAACATGACCAACGCGCAGGGCCTCTACGCCGACGGCTTCCACATCTCGGGCCGCAACGGCAGCACACGCTGCGACCTCCGCGACGAGATGGTCTACACGTACAACCAGGGCATCATCCTGTCgggcctgctgggcctgTTCCGTGCCACCGGCGAGCCGCGCTTCCTGCGCGAGGGCCACGCGCTGGTCGAGAACGTCGTGCGCGCCACCGGGTGGGATCTCGAGCGCGACGCACCGATGGACGCTCTCGAGTTTGATTTCACCACAGACCCCGGCTCCCGCGTCACTTCCGGTTCCGGTTCCGGCCCCAGGCCTGGCTTCGGATTCAGACAGcagacgacgaagacaaaGACGAAGAAGGACCAGAAAAAGACGACTAGCACGAAgcccccgcgcccgccgcggctgccccCGTGGCGCGGACTCGGCCGCGCGGgcgtgctcgaggaggcgTGCGACGCGTCGGGCACCTGCTCGCAGGACGCGCAGACGTTCAAGGGCATCTGGATGCACCACTTTGCGGCGTTTTGCGCGCCCGacgcgctgcggccgcgcgccggtcccagcgccgccaccaccaccaccacctcctcctcctcctcctccgccaccaccaacaccaccaacaccgccccagcagcagcaacagcaacaacagcagcaacagcagcagcacaacCAGCCCCAGATTTTCACGCaaccgcctgccgccgctaCCTCCCCTGGCTGCGGCACaacgcgcgcgcggcgctgcagacCCGCGACGCGCGCGGGCTGTTCGGCATGTGGTGGACCGCGggactgctgctgccgcagaACCACGGCCAGGACCACGGCCAGGACCACGACCATTacgaccacgaccacgactacgatggcctcgatggcctcgacgATGGCGACGCGGGGCGCggggaggcgctggcgctggcgttgGATTTGTATTTGGAGGAGCTAGCGCGGGAGCGAGAGTGGGagcgggaggggggaagggaggaggggggcCAGGTGGTGGATTATCGGAACTGGGGCGTGCCGAGGGATGCGGTGTGGATGAAGCTTGCTGATGCGGATCAGCATAGCGACGATCATGATGATGGCGGTGGTAGTGGCAGTGGtagtggtagtggtggtagaagcagtggcggcggtgatgctggtgctggcgcaggTGGGCAGGGCCAGAAGCCCTtgggcggcaccggcggccgTCACGGCCAGGTTGCTGCGGGGAGGGCCGCCGCGGGTAATGATGACAATAACCTggggaagaggggggagCAGGAGGTcctgggcgccgccgccggcgcatcCGACCCGAACCTTCGCGGGCGGGGGCGCACGGTGGAGACGCAGGGCGGCGggctcgcgctgctgcgggcgctgTGGGTGGTTTCGAGACATGAGTTATGACGGGCGGCGTTGCTGGGCTTTCTTTGCACTTTGCGTGGCTGGCATGGTTGGTTAGAAGGCGCTTGCTTGAACGCACCTGGGATTGTTTATGGTTAGGCTGGCATTCCTGTTGTTATTCGCTCACGTTATACCCTATGATTGAACTTTAGAGACGAACTCAGGCTAGAACCTGTATATCATGGCTATGCAAAGAAGTCCGTCGGTCCGTGCTGTACGAGACATCGGCGAGAGACGTAAGCAATCATAGTCACTGGGCACTCGTCGTCCGGGCATGGGGTATAGGATTTGACATCTGTTTGAAATACTCGCAGATGGCAAGGGTACCTGGGAGGTAGGTACCCGATATGTACCCAGTATAGTACAGAACCGCTGCATCACCACTCGGCCACTTCTCCGCGGGCCGGCTTCTGCACGCGCACGACCTTGTCGCAGTTGAGCAGACATAGCGGGTCGAAGGCGGCTTTGATCTGGGACAGGAGTCAGCGGGGCTCGTAGCAGCAATCCGGCAGCAGGATGCTGTAATTACCTTTCTCATGGCATCCACGGTTgtctcgcccagctcgtGGGGAAGGTAGTCCCGCTTGACGAGGCCGACACCGTGCTCACCCTAGAGGAAAAGCGCAGTTAGCAGAAGGGGGACAAAGACATATACCATACCGGGAGGGGCAAAGGGTGCTCACCGTGACGGTGCCCTCCAGCTCCACGGCGCGCTTCACCATGCGGTGGACGCagtcctcggccagcttgcgctcggcgtcgctgtACAGCAGTATTACTATAGAGAGACACGTCAGCTTGGCAGCCAACAGAGAAGCAAGTCCGAATCAAAACACACCGTGGAAATTCCCGTCGCCCACGTGCCCGACGATCGAGCTGGTCAGGCCCGAGGTCTTGAAGTCCTTCTTGGTCTGCTCGATGATGTCGGGCAGCCTGCTCATGGGCacggcgacgtcgccggTCCAGACGCGGTCGCCGGGCCGGCGCTGGGCCATGGTGCTCCACAGGGCGACCTTGCGGGCCTGCcacagctcggcctgctcggcgtcgtccttGGCGAAGTCGAAGGActggctgccggcgcggcgggccagcTGGCGCACGATGTCGATCTGCTCcttgacgccgccggcggtgccggtgaACTTGAAGAAGATGGTGGGCGCCtcgcgccagcggcgggaTGTGGTGCCGTGGGCGTTGATAAAGCGCAtctggtcgtcgtcgaggatctcgacggcggcgacggggatgccgtcggcgacgacgcgggcgacgcagtcggcggcgctgcggatCGAGGGGAAGctcgcgacggcgacggaggcggcggccggcttgaCGCACAGCTTGAGCGTCGCCTCCGTCACCAGGCCCAGCGTGCCCTCGGAGCCGATGAAGAGGCGGGTCAGGTCGTAGCCGGCGCTGCTCTTgcgcgggcgctggcgcgtCTTGATGACGGTGCCGTCGGCCAGCACGACGGTCAGCGACAGCACCCACTCGCGCATGGTGCCGTAGCGGTACGCGTTGgtgccgctgcagccggTGCCGACCATGCCGCCGATCTGGGCGCCCGGCCCCGGGTCCGGCGGGAAGAAGAGGTTGTGCTGCGCCAGCTGCTCGTTGAGCTCCTCCCAGCCGACGCCCGGCTGCACCACCACGTCGAGGTCCTCCTTGTGCAGCGCGAGCACCTTGTTCATGCGGCTGAAGTCGATGCAGATGCCGCCGCGCGTCGGCGTGTAGTGGCCCTCGAGGCTGGTGCCGCCGCTATAGCCGACCACGGGGATGCGCCGGACGTGGCAGATCTTCATGATCGCGGAGACCTGCTCGGTGGTCGACGGGTACACGACGCAGAAGGGCTTCTGCGCCGGGTCCGTGGGCTGGTGCGACGACCACTCGGACACGGTGTGCTGCTTGATGTCGTCATCGACCGTGCTGACGTTCTCCTGGCCGACGATCTCGACAAAGTCGGCCCACGCGGCCTCGAGGTGGGCCGGGTTGAGCTTGTACGtgggcggccgcgtcgcgtTCAGCGGCAGGGTCGAGCTGGGGTCCACGTCGCGCGGGTACTGGTAGCCCAGGAACCAGCAGGCGGAGCCGACGAAGAAGAGCACTGTCGCGCGGGCAGGTTAGAGCGTGTGCGTGGGGGTGCGCATGGAGGTGCCAGAGGACCGCGGGCTGCACGGTGTGTGAGTGTCTATGTGCGTACTGAAGGTGAAGCTAAAGTTTCGCCCTGTCcgggcctgggcctgggcccGGGCCAGGCGCTGTAGGTCGGCCCGCTCGCGCTCCAGGCGCTGCATGATGCTCTGCGTCAACTGGCCCTTGAACGAGGGCCCactcgacggcggcctgttgctgttgttgctgttgctctGCTCAGTCGACGCATAGCGCGCCGCCGGTACGGCGCGCAAGGCGGCGAGGCATGGTCGGCagcgagctgctgcagctgcgggCGGCGTCCAGGACTGGTGCCCCAGGCCTTTGGGCATCCTGCCCGCAAGCCGCGACATGACTCGAATTCGGTGCGTGCGCTGAGTCAATTGGCGTCGAATCCGGGCGGGTCTGCAAGGGCTATCCGAGCCGCATGTCGTTCCGCCCGAGGGGTTCCGATCGttcgtcgtcggcgttgtCGAGCCGACGTTTTTAGGAGGTGGAGCTGCTAACGGGCCGTTGGGAAGCTGCGAAAAAAGGTCGACAGCTCCCGGGTGGAGCCCCGCAGAGGCCGCTGAATGAAGCTCGGGACTCCCGGCACCCGGACCCCGAAGACGGCATTCCGGGGCCAAAGCACGCGAACATAGGGAGCCAATCCTTTTCGACCTACCCCGAGCATCCACATGTAGCAGCGAATACTGTATCAGGCAGAGTCAATCACCATATGTCAAAGTTGAATGGATCCAGGGTTTGGGATTTATCATCATGCATCCTATCCTTTTCAATCACCTCGAAGCGGCCCATGCAAAGTGCAATTAAGAATTCTGAGTATCAGCGAATTCCCCCTCCCGACCGCCAGACATCCGCCTTCCACCCCCTATTCCCCAGGCACGACATGAATCTCGAACGTCGGCGCCCCCTGGCCCTCGACGTGCTGCAGGTACGTGTCCAGCTCGACCTGATCGCTcaccggcagcggcagctcgccgcccttgccgtccTTGACGATGCCCTCGATCTTGTAGCACAGCGCCCCGGGCGTCTTCTGCACGGCCGCGCTccgcagcgcggcgatcGTCCGCGACTCGAGCGGGCAGATCCActgccgcggcgccgagcggaAGAAGACCATCGATGACGAGTTGAGCCGGAAAAAGACGGCGATGGGACCGTTGGACGGTGCTGCTGTTGTCGTCGTCTGCTCCCGTGTCGCGGCGCCATGCCCTTGCCCGGGCTGCCCGTTCGCCTGTGGGGTCTGGGCTGCGGCAGGTGCATGGGCCGGTGCGTTGGCCCCGAGTTGCGCATCTACCATCTCCTGGTCTGTTTGCGGCTCCCCGGGCTCTGCCAGCACTAGACGAGAGCTGAGATGAGGCAATGGCTTTGGCTTGTTGCGGGAGCCCTTGGGCCGTCCCCGCCGACGGGGTTGAGCCGGTGGTGCGGGCGGTGCGGGCGGTGCGGGCGGTGCGGGTGGTGCCGTCTCTGCTGATGGTGCCGTCTCTGTTAACGGCGCCGTCTCTGCTGGTGGCGCCGTCTCCGCTGATGGTGCCGGCTCTGCTGGTTCCGTTGGCCCGGGCGTTTCGAGAACGGACTCCGCGCCGGGTGTCGGGGCTGCCTGAGCGGCCTGATTGCCTGCGGTCTCTGCCGACTGCTTCCGGTCCGGCTTGGGCGCCTTGGGCTTTCGCTTCCTAGGCTTCGGCTTGGGCGGCTGTAGCACCGGTGGCGGTCCGCCCATGCGACGTGCGGCGTCTCGGTACCTCCTCGTGGTCTCGCGGCAAAGCGCGTTGATCGCCCTCATCTTGCGCGCATGGTCGGGatccgccggccccgccgccacgaCACTACTCAGCTCTGGTGAGCTGGCGATCCACCTCTGCTTGAGCGTTTCGAAATACTCCACGCCTTCTTCGAACTTGGACGTGAACTTCTCCTGGGCCAGGATGTTGTAGAGCTGGGCGCGGATAGTCCGCGCCTGGTCCGGATTCAGCCCGAGGATGACCTTGGCGTCGGTCGTGTTGATGCCGTTTGCTACGACCCGCATCCTCTTGGTCACGTCGCACGCGATGATCTCGATAGcaagcttcttcttctccatGTCGGCGGGGTCCCACAGCACGGCGCGGAGGTGCATACTCTCGCGGACCAGCTGGTCCTTGAGCGCCTCCCACCGCTCCGGCCCGGCGAGCGTCTTCTTGTAGACGCCTGCGTTCTCGCAGATGGAGTGGAACTTCTCGCGGACCATCTTGTAGGCtttgtcgtcgagctgcaggATGTCCTTGGCCTCGGTGAGTGTCGTCTCGGACGGGAAGCGAGGCGGCCCGGGCGGGTCCGCCGGCAGACCGCCGTACGGCCGAGTGTGCCGACGCCGCTTCTTGGCCAACCATCGCTCGTGAGATTCGATTTCGTAGAGCCGCTTCCTGTATTCCCGGCGAGCCTCGCGCATCGCGTCGAGCGTCTCGTCCTGGACCTGTGCATCAGCGGGCgacaggccgccgccactgccACTGCCACTGGCGCCATAATCGTAATAGCCGCCCTGGGGCTCGTTTCCCTGATCGTGTCCGTTGTCAAGCCCATTTACGCCGTTGTCGCGGTCGTGCTGCGCTGCGTCGCCCTCGGCTCCGTCATCATCTGGGGCCTGAGTCTGTTGCCGTGCGGGATTGACCATTCCATATGTGCTGACGGAGGACCGCAACTTCCAGCCGTGCCTGGCCCGAACTCTCGCCACCTCGCGCTCGCCAACCTCGTAGCCCTCGCTGACGAGGATCGCGACCATGTCCTTCTGGGAGACATTCCGCTCCCACAGTTCGCGCACCCGGGCCACGAACTGCTCATTCTTGTACAGCGGGTTCTGCTTGTTCGGGAATTTCCACCCCGAGAAGGCGGTCTGAAAGGCGCGTCGGCTGCGGAGGCACCGCCATGGTTAGCAACCAGAGCTGTTGAGGATCTACGCAGTACAGAGCATCCGTAAAGCAAAGGGAGTGCAGCGTTGCGATCGGTACG belongs to Thermothielavioides terrestris NRRL 8126 chromosome 5, complete sequence and includes:
- a CDS encoding glycoside hydrolase family 76 protein (CAZy_ID 270199) yields the protein MLVEWAVVAAAATAVSAVSPWSSLPFKPKDGARGNDNRPPLSDDRVFHDMLTALSDLQDAYFQRWVGTWPEGIDWTRAVTSTHVAATLRVISDALELSLPDPPGECAVRKAEVISGYFADVIAYYFAEDAFAIRNQAYDDMLWVVLGWLESIQFVDEHGRLASRMASVGLQRTLPGACETWYGSGWTPAFAHRARVFWELAAKGWDTTLCGGGMLWNPGLMPYKNAVTNQLFISASVGMYLHFPGDSNPSPFGFGTPLEPHDPAFLRAARDAHAWLAASNMTNAQGLYADGFHISGRNGSTRCDLRDEMVYTYNQGIILSGLLGLFRATGEPRFLREGHALVENVVRATGWDLERDAPMDALEFDFTTDPGSRVTSGSGSGPRPGFGFRQQTTKTKTKKDQKKTTSTKPPRPPRLPPWRGLGRAGVLEEACDASGTCSQDAQTFKGIWMHHFAAFCAPDALRPRAGPSAATTTTTSSSSSSATTNTTNTAPAAATATTAATAAAQPAPDFHATACRRYLPWLRHNARAALQTRDARGLFGMWWTAGLLLPQNHGQDHGQDHDHYDHDHDYDGLDGLDDGDAGRGEALALALDLYLEELAREREWEREGGREEGGQVVDYRNWGVPRDAVWMKLADADQHSDDHDDGGGSGSGSGSGGRSSGGGDAGAGAGGQGQKPLGGTGGRHGQVAAGRAAAGNDDNNLGKRGEQEVLGAAAGASDPNLRGRGRTVETQGGGLALLRALWVVSRHEL